The Fulvia fulva chromosome 13, complete sequence genome window below encodes:
- a CDS encoding Glutathione transporter 1 — MHRIRRPWTLQRQNTDGVQLNTLDHDGKVSDEDVGAAEKTGLKEAVEPVHVDIQRGHSIEVDVAQVLQDSDVKDIDGNTSPYPEVRAVVPETDDPDMPVNTLRMWILGTIWVLIGAGVNQFFSLRYPAVHIVSIVSELLAYPMGVFLARVLPVMSVNLPFFGEWRINPDKKFNIKEHVVIVIMSNVTIGFAGGADGASVIQAAIKFYGFELPAGFSVLVVMCCQVLGFGVAGLCHQWLVEPSHIIWPGVLGNCALLNSLHSSANAVADGWMISRIRFFMVVMTGAFIWYWFPGLIFVALSYFTWICWIAPNNIVVNQLFGMQTGLGLFPLTFDWSQIAYNTNPLLSPSWAAVNVFVGFAAAFWVVVPGLYYTGVWFTNYLPMMTADVYDRFGSQYDVSKVLTAAGTLDPVAYAEYSPPYLSATFAFVYGLSFASMTAVLVHVWLWHGSDIYSALRGRQKLDIHARLMRSYRKVPWWWNVMLLVIFTALSIVLAEIYNTQLPVYGIFLALLIPAVYMVPCGIIQGITNVDANQLNVLSEFIGGYMFSGKPLANMVFKILSEDVVSQGIFFAQDQKLGHYFKVAPRTVFFAQGFACVLGALTQTGVTLWMLGNIENVCSSEQADSFTCPNGRTVFSSSVIWGLVGPGRLYSIGKIYSGLLHFFWIGALMPLLTWGVWKYTKKDWLKKVNWPLIFVGTYNVPPATGINYSSWAIVNLIFNHWIKNRFFSWWAKYNYILAAAIDFGTAFAGIIIFFAVSYPGYSFPDWWGNTVFLNTADGKGLAYKPMPESGYFGPANGTWS, encoded by the exons ATGCACCGAATCCGCCGACCATGGACGCTGCAGCGACAGAATACTGACGGAGTACAGCTCAATACCCTCGATCACGATGGCAAAGTGTCGGACGAAGATGTCGGTGCAGCAGAGAAGACCGGACTGAAGGAAGCAGTTGAGCCTGTGCATGTAGACATCCAGCGAGGCCATTCTATTGAGGTCGATGTTGCTCAAGTCTTGCAGGATTCGGACGTCAAGGATATCGATGGAAATACCTCGCCATACCCGGAAGTACGAGCAGTGGTCCCAGAAACCGATGATCCAGACATGCCCGTCAACACTCTGCGAATGTGGATCCTGGGCACGATTTGGGTCCTCATCGGTGCTGGCGTCAATCAATTCTTCTCCCTACGCTACCCAGCTGTGCACATTGTCTCAATCGTGTCAGAGCTCCTGGCATATCCGATGGGAGTCTTCCTGGCCCGTGTCCTCCCGGTCATGTCAGTCAATCTACCATTCTTTGGAGAGTGGAGAATCAATCCGGACAAGAAGTTCAACATCAAGGAGCATGTGGTCATTGTCATCATGTCGAACGTCACAATCGGGTTCGCTGGAGGTGCTGATGGAGCTTCCGTTATACAGGCAGCGATCAAGTTCTATGGCTTCGAACTTCCAGCAGGCTTCAGCGTCTTGGTTGTCATGTGCTGTCAGGTTTTGGGCTTCGGTGTAGCTGGACTGTGCCATCAATGGCTTGTTGAGCCTTCACATATCATCTGGCCCGGCGTACTCGGCAACTGCGCTTTGCTGAATAGCCTTCACAGTAGCGCCAACGCCGTGGCGGATGGCTGGATGATTTCTCGAATCAGGTTCTTCATGGTCGTCATGACGGGCGCCTTTATCTGGTACTGGTTTCCTGGACTCATCTTCGTGGCTCTGAGCTACTTTACCTGGATCTGCTGGATCGCCCCAAACAATATCGTGGTCAACCAGCTCTTTGGCATGCAGACTGGACTTGGGCTGTTTCCTCTCACGTTCGACTGGTCTCAGATTGCATACAACACTAACCCACTGCTGTCACCTTCTTGGGCAGCCGTCAACGTATTTGTGGGCTTCGCTGCCGCATTTTGGGTGGTCGTGCCTGGTCTTTACTACACTGGCGTCTGGTTCACGAATTATCTACCCATGATGACTGCAGACGTTTACGATCGCTTCGGCTCTCAGTATGATGTATCGAAGGTGCTTACCGCGGCTGGAACCCTGGATCCGGTGGCCTATGCGGAATATTCGCCTCCATACCTGAGCGCCACATTCGCCTTCGTGTACGGCTTGTCTTTCGCCTCAATGACTGCAGTGCTTGTCCATGTCTGGCTTTGGCATGGTAGTGACATCTATTCGGCTCTCCGAGGGCGACAAAAGCTCGACATTCACGCACGCTTGATGCGGTCATACAGGAAAGTGCCCTGGTGGTGGAATGTTATGCTCCTGGTCATCTTCACAGCACTATCGATCGTTCTCGCCGAAATCTACAACACACAACTACCAGTCTACGGCATCTTCCTCGCTCTGCTCATCCCGGCGGTGTACATGGTGCCTTGCGGCATCATCCAAGGTATCACGAATGTCGACGCAAACCAGCTGAACGTGCTGTCTGAGTTCATCGGTGGGTACATGTTCAGCGGCAAGCCACTGGCGAATATGGTCTTCAAGATTCTGTCAGAAGATGTCGTCAGCCAGGGTATCTTCTTCGCCCAGGATCAAAAGCTGGGACACTACTTCAAGGTGGCGCCGCGAACCGTCTTTTTTGCACAAGGCTTCGCTTGTGTGTTGGGTGCGCTCACGCAGACTGGTGTCACATTGTGGATGCTGGGCAATATCGAGAACGTCTGCTCCTCTGAACAAGCAGATTCGTTCACTTGCCCGAATGGTCGAACTGTCTTCTCGTCCTCCGTCATCTGGGGTCTTGTCGGTCCGGGAAGATTGTACAGTATCGGCAAGATCTACAGTGGGCTTTTGCACTTCTTCTGGATCGGTGCTTTGATGCCGCTTCTGACCTGGGGTGTTTGGAAGTACACCAAGAAAGACTGGTTGAAGAAGGTCAATTGGCCGCTGATCTTTG TGGGGACGTATAATGTTCCGCCAGCTACCG GCATCAACTACTCATCATGGGCGATCGTCAACTTGATTTTCAACCATTGGATCAAGAACAGA TTCTTCTCGTGGTGGGCCAAGTACAACTACATCCTCGCTGCAGCGATCGACTTTGGCACTGCCTTTGCAGGCATCATCATCTTCTTCGCCGTCAGCTATCCAGGCTACTCGTTCCCAGACTGGTGGGGCAACACAGTCTTCTTGAACACCGCAGATGGCAAGGGTCTTGCGTACAAGCCAATGCCCGAGTCTGGATACTTTGGCCCGGCGAATGGGACGTGGTCGTAA
- a CDS encoding putative galactose dehydrogenase GalD: MPGQYAIYPSLRDKVVVVTGGAEGIGGATVEMFSHQGARAIILDISETSAHKLIEKIETDATQTTQIPTFYQCDVTDLTRLKTISEDIITTFGGVNILINNAACAGGKARAGTFAVDAETWQFNIDVNLRHQFFLTQYLAPSMKKLGGGSIINMGSISWRIPATGLPIYTTCKAAILGLTRTHAREFGKDRIRVNSVMPGSIATERQIAEVLTPEYKQETLDAQALKRVLVPEEVARVILFLASDDASAITGSSYCVDGGWVSDP, from the coding sequence ATGCCCGGACAATATGCAATCTACCCATCTCTCCGCGACAAGGTCGTTGTCGTAACCGGCGGAGCAGAAGGCATCGGAGGCGCAACAGTTGAAATGTTCTCCCACCAAGGCGCCAGGGCAATCATCCTGGACATCTCAGAGACATCCGCCCACAAACTCATCGAAAAAATCGAGACAGACGCCACACAAACGACCCAGATCCCAACCTTCTACCAATGCGACGTAACAGACCTCACCCGCCTCAAAACCATCTCCGAAGACATCATCACGACCTTTGGGGGCGTCAACATTCTCATCAACAACGCCGCCTGTGCCGGTGGCAAAGCCCGAGCCGGGACTTTCGCAGTCGACGCCGAAACCTGGCAGTTCAATATCGACGTTAACCTCCGCCATCAGTTCTTCCTAACGCAGTACCTTGCGCCATCGATGAAGAAGCTTGGCGGAGGGAGTATTATCAATATGGGCAGTATCTCCTGGCGCATCCCAGCGACAGGGCTGCCGATCTACACTACCTGCAAAGCCGCCATTCTCGGCTTGACACGTACACACGCGAGGGAGTTCGGGAAAGATAGAATCCGTGTCAACTCTGTGATGCCGGGCTCCATTGCGACGGAGAGGCAGATTGCGGAGGTTTTGACGCCGGAGTATAAGCAGGAGACGTTGGATGCACAGGCGTTGAAACGGGTGTTGGTGCCTGAGGAGGTGGCTAGGGTGATTTTGTTCTTGGCGAGTGACGATGCGAGCGCTATTACGGGATCGAGTTATTGCGTTGATGGTGGATGGGTCAGTGATCCTTGA
- a CDS encoding Kinetochore protein Sos7, which translates to MDPQAALNALQQPQLQSLSILTLSEPLLNSSINAPKSPSRRYSNASQATQTPSSLAADLTHYRELFSKLRFSYVEQVTKERFLRSIIAETPEFVSAADNAEFDEALKGEKAALKQKKEEVRETVGVLEEQGRSLAKRYENVQLQTRQLKNLPADIAYLEATIEELRMKQEPGSEDPEMRLNLQQTRQLLDDRQREMRSADMEIERLQAALPAKQAEVQRLRDELAPIQMRKIKAVEEAQEAKKRREMGAGADELEEKGRWLRGVETSLKAMLEV; encoded by the coding sequence ATGGATCCTCAAGCAGCACTGAACGCGCTTCAACAGCCTCAACTACAGTCCCTCTCGATCCTCACCCTCTCCGAACCACTCCTCAACAGTTCCATCAACGCGCCCAAATCACCTTCGCGTCGCTACTCCAATGCCTCGCAAGCAACACAAACACCTTCATCCCTCGCCGCGGACTTGACGCACTACCGCGAACTCTTCTCCAAACTACGCTTCTCCTACGTCGAGCAAGTCACCAAAGAACGCTTTCTCCGCAGCATCATCGCCGAAACACCCGAGTTTGTCTCGGCAGCAGACAATGCCGAGTTCGATGAAGCGCTGAAAGGTGAGAAAGCGGCGCTGAAGCAGAAGAAGGAGGAAGTTCGCGAGACTGTGGGAGTTCTGGAAGAACAGGGACGAAGTTTGGCGAAGCGGTATGAGAATGTACAGCTGCAGACGCGGCAATTGAAGAATCTACCAGCCGACATTGCGTATCTGGAAGCGACGATCGAGGAGCTGCGGATGAAACAGGAGCCGGGTAGTGAGGATCCGGAAATGCGATTGAATCTACAACAGACGCGACAGCTGCTCGATGACAGACAGCGCGAGATGAGGAGTGCTGACATGGAGATCGAGAGATTGCAGGCGGCACTACCTGCCAAACAGGCTGAAGTCCAGAGACTGAGGGATGAGCTAGCTCCCATACAGATGCGAAAGATCAAGGCTGTGGAAGAGGCGCAGGAGGCGAAGAAGAGGCGGGAGATGGGTGCTGGTGCAGATGAGTTGGAGGAGAAGGGCAGGTGGCTGAGAGGCGTGGAGACCAGTCTGAAGGCTATGCTGGAGGTTTGA